Part of the Palaemon carinicauda isolate YSFRI2023 chromosome 8, ASM3689809v2, whole genome shotgun sequence genome is shown below.
tatatatatatatattgtgtgtgtgtgcgcgcgtcacacccgtgtgtgagtgtgtgtgcgtgtgtgttctttTGAATTTGATAGAAAGTTGGAAGACTTCACTAGCATTATAATTCTTTGCTGGTTGCATAAGCCCCACAAATGCAACTTTGTTATATTCCTTTTCAAACACTAAAACATTTGTCCTTTTACCATGATCTGGGACTAACTTTTGTTTGTAAAAAGATGTTTTATTATTCAAACTGTTTACACTAGGGTAATAGCCTGTAGGTGTTTAAAATACTATGTTTTCCTTCGTATATTTTACATATAGTTCTGTTTTCCCAAAAATTATGGAAAGGGTAAGATAACCGTCTATTATTGATGAGATGAAAGgattttaagcaaaaaaaaaattgagaaaagtaCTTTTCCTTTCAGTGGCCTTTTAAGATATGTCCATTAAGTGGGGAGAAATCTCTACNNNNNNNNNNNNNNNNNNNNNNNNNNNNNNNNNNNNNNNNNNNNNNNNNNNNNNNNNNNNNNNNNNNNNNNNNNNNNNNNNNNNNNNNNNNNNNNNNNNNNNNNNNNNNNNNNNNNNNNNNNNNNNNNNNNNNNNNNNNNNNNNNNNNNNNNNNNNNNNNNNNNNNNNNNNNNNNNNNNNNNNNNNNNNNNNNNNNNNNNNNNNNNNNNNNNNNNNNNNNNNNNNNNNNNNNNNNNNNNNNNNNNNNNNNNNNNNNNNNNNNNNNNNNNNNNNNNNNNNNNNNNNNNNNNNNNNNNNNNNNNNNNNNNNNNNNNNNNNNNNNNNNNNNNNNNNNNNNNNNNNNNNNNNNNNNNNNNNNNNNNNNNNNNNNNNNNNNNNNNNNNNNNNNNNNNNNNNNNNNNNNNNNNNNNNNNNNNNNNNNNNNNNNNNNNNNNNNNNNNNNNNNNNNNNNNNNNNNNNNNNNNNNNNNNNNNNNNNNNNNNNNNNNNNNNNNNNNNNNNTTTGCATTTCTGCATGACAAAGAGCCGTATCCCTATGCAAATTCATTTCACCTGTCTCTTCTAAGTCCATGCATATGGATTCAAGCAAAGTGACTTGTGAGATGCGGGTGTTGAAATATTATGGTTTAAAGTTTCCAATATTGTTTCAAGGTTGTAGCAGGACTTGAAGCCAGTTTGGTTATTATGCATTATGCTGATTTAAGAATGATTCATTAATATCATGGTATCACACATTTcagtcatttgtgtgtgtgtgtatatatatatatatatatatatatatatatatatatatatatatatatatatatatatatatatatatatatatatctatatctatatctatatctatatctatatatatatctatatctatatctatatctacatctatatatatatctatctctctctctctctctctctctctctctctctctctctctctctctctctctctatatatatatatatatctacatataaatatctctctctctctctctctctctctctctctctctctctctctctctctctctcctctctctctctccctctctctctctctctctctctatatatatatatatatctatatatatatatatatatatatatatatatatatatatatatatatatatatatatatatatatatatatctatatatagatatatatatatatatatatatatatatatatatatatatatatatatctatatctatatatacagtatatatatatatatatatatatatatatatatatatatatatatatatatatatatatatatatatatatataatgtacttatatatatatatatatatatatatatatatatatatatatatatatatatatatatatatatatatatatatatatatatatatatatatatatatatatacatataatgtacttCAAACCTCACAGTATGTGCAAGAGTTATCAAATTGATCCTACGAAAAATGGACTTATATAGGACTGGAATAGTTATGTAATAATTATGTGCGAGAATTTTACTAGGTAAATGAATCTAGAAATATAAGATTTCACTTGATGGAGCAAGTATTTTAGTTTCATTGAAAGGAAAACATAAATTTCTGAATGCTTAAGGAAGCTAATTGCAAGGATGACTGTAAGCCATTTACTTCGTTTGACTGGGTCGCAAATGAGACTTTTGGTATCAGTAATAATTATTTTGGGTTCAGGTATTATAGGGAACTGTAGTCGTCACCATATTATAGTCTAACATATTATTCTTGAGAAGGTGACTGGGCACATAATGATTGTGAAAGTATGAACGATGACAAAGATTACTAGGGTAACCTCCATGAATTGATCATGATAAAGATTAATAGGGTAACCACAATGTATGATCTATGACAAAGATTACTAAGGTAACCACCATGTATGATCTATGACATCAAGATTACTAGGGTAACCATAATGTAAATTTATACGAGAAAGAAGGTAAGtggttaaatttatatatatatatatatatatatatatatatatatatatatatatatatatatatatatatatatatatatatatatatactgtatatatatatatatatatatatatatatatatatatatatatatatatatatatatatatatatatacatacaaaagttATATTTAAAGCTTGAAATCAAAAAGGAAAAACGGCATTTGAGTTGGATTTATGTAAACAGCCCAGGAGGCCTACACAGGGGTCTGGGAGACCATTTATCCCTAAATTATAACTGGGAAAATATCCTTCAGATGCACAATGAAGTAAATGTTAAGGGtttggatagcaagatggaaggaAGCAAGGTAGGACGGCAGGATAGCAAGATGGAAGGAAGCAAGCTAGGACGGCAGGATAGCAAGATGGAAGGAAGCAAGCTAGGACGGCAGGATAGCAAGATGGAAGGAAGCAAGCTAGGACGGCAGGATAGCAAGATGGAAGGAAGCAAGCTAGGACGGCAGGATAGCAAGATGGAAGGAAGCAAGCTAGGACGGCAGGATAGCAAGATGGAAGGAAGCAAGGTAGGACGGCAGGATAGCAAGATGGAAGGAAGCAAGCTAGGACGGCAGGATAGCAAGATGGAAGGAAGCAAGCTAGGACGGCAGGATAGCAAGATGGAAGGAAGCAAGCTAGGACGGCAGGATAGCAAGATGGAAGGAAGCAAGCTAGGACGGCAGCGTAAGAGAAAGGTAAAAAGGGAATTTGGCTGGGGGACGAAATGACGCTGGAAAGACCTTCAGGTAATGCTAGTAGTACAATGACGGCTCTTCCCCCTCCTAACAAATGTTTCAAAAGTAGGAATGATTAAAGTTTAAGATAGTATTGATAAAGAGGCAATACAGGTTTTGAGGATGAATGGTAATGGTGATAAATTATTGAaggtaatgaaaaaaattcatgacAAAGGTGGATTTAGGTGAGGTTGTTTATAAGAGAAAGTGGCCATTTTCCGTTTAGAATTTTGTTTAGGACATGGGTGCTTTATGCTATCATGGTCCAATTCATATTTTTGAGTATAGAGCAACGTGAAAAAATGGAACAGTAGATGTAGGTGCAGAGTTGTGGCATGAATTATTTGGTCGTGAATGGAGTGTGGATAGAAAGATCTTTGTAGATGAAAAGAGTTGGCTTCTGGGTAATGCATAAAAAAACAAACTATTGAGAGAACTGGTGCTTTCAACAGCACCTGTACTTATTATCTCACTGCTGCGTTTTTTAAATAACATTCAATCTCGACTATGCAATTgttgaaattttacatatataaatttctacccatCCAAACAATGTTCTGATATTTCGAGTGTTGCACCTTTGAGCTTTACACCTTGgccattaatttctttttttttttttttttttttttttttgtaacaagtaACGGGTCAGTTCAATGAACTGCAGGCCACATATTCGGGGTCTTTCAGATTAGGTGGTTGACATcaggtaaataaataaacacataaatgaTAAGTTAAATTTTCTAAATTCAAAAAAATAACTTTCCAGAAAATAGATAACTTTGGAAATAATAGTAAGGAACATTGTTTAAAGGAAATATACATTACCTAAATTTCGTTTTTCTTGAACATATTGGCCATTTCTGCAATTGGTCATATCCGATAGTATAGGGGAAAGCAGACATATTTTGCAGCGTAAGTTTTCCTTCTTATCTACTACTATGAAACCAAGAAAATCTATATCAACGAATGACTATTTACTACTTACGCATcgaaagttataaaagaaaaaatctgaaaattaacaCAATTTGTTATAACCCTTGATAGAATTTTTGTCAGTGCAGCTGAATCTTATTTTTTCTGGTTTCTATACTTGATGAAACTATATTTTCCCTAAAAATTAtaactgtttatatacatacatacatacatacatacatacatacatacatatatataatatatacacatatataatatatagagatatatatagatatatatatatatatatatatatatatatatgtatatagatatatatatatgtatatatatatatatataaatatatatatatataaatatatatatatatatatatatatatatatatatatatatatataaatatatatatatatatatatatatatatatatatatatatatatataaatatatgtatatatatataaatataaatatatatatatatatatatatacacatatatatatatgaatatatatatatatatatatatatatatatatatatatatgcatgtgtatatatatatatatatatatatatatgcatgtgtgtatatatatatatatatatatatatatatatatatatatacatatatatatatatatatatatatatatatatataaatatatatatatatatatatatatatatatatatatatatatatatatatatatatatatatatataaatatatgtatatatataaatataaatatatatatatatatatacacatatatatatatgaatatatatatatatatatatatatatatatatatatatatgcatgtgtatatatatatatatatatatatatatatatatatatatatatatatatatatacatctatatatatgaatatataatatatatatatatatatatatatatatatatatatatatatatatatgcatgtgtgtatatatatatatatatatatatatatatatatatatatatatatatatatacaatatatatatatatatatatatatatatatatatatatatatatacatgtatatatatgaatatatatatatatatatatatatatatatatatatatatatatatatatatatatatatgcatgtgtgtatacgtatatatattacaatatatatatatatatatatatatatatatgtatatatatatatatatatatatatatatatatatatatatatatatatatatatatatatacatatatatatatatacatatatatatacatatatacatatatatatatatatatatatatatatatatatatatatatatatatatatatatatacacatgtatatatatacatgtatatatatatatatatatatatatatatatatatatatatatatatatatgtatatatatattcatatatatatatatatatatatatatatatatatatatatatatatatatatatttatattcatatatatattatatatatttatatatatatatatgaatatatatatatatatatatatatatatatatatatatatcatatatatatctatatatatataatatatatatatatatatatgaatatatatacatgtatatataatatatatatatatatatgaatatatatatacatatatatatatatattatatatgatatatatatatatatatatatgatattcatattgtatatatatatatatatatatatatatatatatatatatatatatatatatacaatatatatatatatatatgtatatatatatatatatatatatatatatatatatatatatatacatatatatatattatatatatatatatatatatatatatatatatatatatatatatatatatatatatatatatatatatatctggaggaAGAAGGAGTAAAACCAACAATCACATTCCCCTACAAACAGACTTTTAAATGCTGAAAGAGTTACACTCATGGGTTTTACCCTTTCTTTGGAGAAAAATCTTCATAATATTAAAAAGTGATTATATATGTAGTATGTGTGCAAACACACTTTCTCCAATaattgcacacaaacatacatatgtaagaTACACACATAATTAGAAACAGTATTAAGAAAAGGGCTGAAGGAAAATAGGAAGctaagcccaaaaaaaaaaaaaaaaaaaaaaaaaaaaaaaaaattcagtggcacTGTCACATCGATGCAGTACTCATAAAATTCACGAAGACACTAAAGCATCACTAAAAACTTCACAAgacaacaaacaaacacataagaaaaataaaatcattaccaTATCAATGGAAATGTCGCAAAACCAAAGGGGGCAGCTAAAGACCTAAACGTTCGAAAACTGTTTTGCGAGAAGATTCCAAACCTTTTGAAGCTCTTTCTGCACGTATTACAGATCATATGCAAAGTTGTTTCAACTGTCGGCCCTCAGCTCATGCATATGCATTTAAAGCAAGCGTCTTGTAATATTGCGCGCGTTGGGATTATGTGGCTTATCAGACTTGGCAATGTTGCTCCAAGAGGAGATTGCAAGAGGAAAAGCAAGTTCAGCGACGATcgataaataagaaattaaataacttgtgctgatatatatatatatatatatatatatatatatatatatatatatatatatatatatatatatatatattatgtacgtatgtatgtatgtatatatatatatatatatatatatatatatatatatatatataatatatatatatatatatatatatatatacatatatgtatgtatatatatgtgtgtatatatatatatatatatatatatatatatatatatatatatatatatatatatatatatgtatgtatatatgtgtgtatatatatatatatgtatgtatatatgtgtatatatatatatatatatatatatatatatatatatatatatatatatatatatatatacacacatatatacatacatatatatatacacacatatatacatacatatatatatatatatatatatatatatatatatatatatatataaatatatatataaattatatatatatatatatatatatatatatatatatatatatatatacatatatacaaatatatatatatatatatatatatatatatatatatatatatatatatatatatatatacacatatatacaaatatatatatatatatatatatatatatatatatatattatatatatatatatatatatatatatatatatatattatatatatatataatataatatatatatataatatatatatatataatatatatatatatatataatatatatataatatatatatatatatatatatatatatacatatataatgtaatatatatatatatatatatatatatatatatatatatatatatatatatatatatatataatgtaatatatatatatatatatatatatatatatatatatatatattatatatatatatatatattatatatatatatatatatatatatatatatatatatatattatatatatatattatatatatatatatatatatattatatatatatatatatatacattatatatctatatatatatatgtatatatagatatatatatatatatatatatatatatatatatatatatatatagatatatatatatatatctatatatattatatatatatatatatatatagatatatatatatatagatatatatatatatatatatatatatatatatatatagatatatatatatatatatatatatatatatatagagatatatatatatatatatatatatatatagatatatatatatatagatatatatatctatatatctatatatatctatatatctatatatatatatatatatatagatatatatatatatatatatatagatatatatagatatatatatatatagatatatatatctatatatctatatatatctatatatctatatatatatatagatatatatatatatatagatatatatatatatatatatatatatatatatatatatatatatatatatagatatatatatatatatagatatatagatatatatagatatatagatatatatatatatatagatatatatatatatatagatatatatatatatatatatatatatatatatatatatatatatatatatatatatatagatatatatatatagatatatatatatatatagatatatatatatatatatatatatatatatatatatatatatatatatagatatatatatatatatatatagatatatatatatatatatatatatatatatataaatatatatatatatatatatatatatatatatatatatatatatatatatatatatatatatatatatatatatatatatatatatatatatatatatatatatatatatatatatatatatagatatatataatatagatatatatatagatatatatacatatagatatatatatatatatatatatatatatatatatatatatattatatatagatatagatatatatatatatatatatagatatatataaatatatatatatatatatatatatatatatatatatatatacatatagatatatatagatatatatacatatagatatatatagatatatatacatatagatatatatatatataatatatatatatatatatatatatatatatatatatatatagatatatatatacatatagatatatatagatatatatacatatagatatatatacatatagatatatatagatatatatacatatagatatatatagatatatatacatatagatatatatatatatatatatatatatatatatatatatatacatatagatatatatatatagatatatatatatatatatatatatatatatatatatataatatttatatatatatatttatatatatattatatatatatatatatatatatatacacacacatatatatatatatatatatatatatatatatatatatatatatatatatatatatatatatatatatatatatatatacacacacacacctcttaATATCTGACTTTTCTCCACCTTGGGATCAGATACTCGAGGAGGAATctaatttatgataatagcttttggtcggccaggTTTCTTGGGCCCGAGTTCGATTTCCTGgctgaccaaaagctattatcataaaagttaattttcttttgGCCCTCTGATCCCAAGATATAGAGAATTCAGAAATAAAGAGGTAtagtatatatggtttatttgatatatattaaaaacgcgtataaatatgcaaaattatcattcatatatatatatatatatatatatatatatatatatatatatatatatatatatatataaatatatgttataattatatatatatatatatatatatatatatatatatatataatatatatatatatatatatagtgtgtgtgtgtgtgtgtgtgagcgtgtgtgtgtgtgtgtgtgagcgtgtgtgcgaGAGTGTTTGTGTTTGTAGGTATGTGCATTGCTATGTCGATAACCAAACATCAACAGGGAGCATATTACTTTTATCTAAGGTTTCGGACGAGCATTCTGGAAAGAACATAGAAAGTTTTAGGGAGAAGGGATTTACTCAACAATCTTTCTGGGTGAAAACAAATCTGCTCTGGATCCTTCAAAGGACTTAGCAGGAGGGTTAGAAAAAGATGCTTTTCATCCCTCAGGACATTGACTGGGTTGGAGAAAACCGCTAAGACACGAGAACTCTGAGCGGATAGAAAACTGACACAAAGTGATGAATGATGggaatcttaagaaagaaaagaACCATGAAGCCTCATGCATTTCTTCTTTAACTCGGGAGACTGAAGACTTCGTTTTGAAACGACGTTCTTTTAAGAAAATAGGTTTTTGTTTCTTATTTACGCAAAGGATATTGAAGAACTGGTTTTGAAGACATATTCTTTCAGGGAATTCTGTCTCTAATGTTTTTTTAGATATTTGAGCAGTAGTGAAATTTCAAAGACATTTTTTGAATAAAACTATGTTCTAAACACTACGTTTATATTCTTTTAACTATTAGGCGATTAAAGGCATATATATTTTTCGATAAATTTTTGGATAAATAATTTTCCGTTTTTAATTTCCTTAAAGAACACTTGATAGTGTCCATGAATTTCTTAATCCTTTTCTCAAATGTCTTTGTTACTGGCTATAATTTTTCCTCTAAATTTTTCTTCTTAGGTAACTTTTTTCTCATTCACCTCATTTTTCTACCTTTATCTACAGCCACATTCTCACATTTTCTTCTCAGACTTATATCTGCCTCAACGTTTTTTTATCAACTGTAATATTATCAGATATACCTCCAGGCACTCTTCTGTATCACCACTGCTTGCTTTTCCATATACCAGTTAGAAGGAAAAGAGTAAACCAAAAATTTTCACTCACAATTTTCACTTCCTTAAATATACTTCGGAACTCATATGTTCACTTTAAACAAGCCTCTGTCAAACATCTTTTTATAAGCCTCTCCATTTTCATTTACTCTAGTGACTATTTCTACTAATAACATCATCCCTCTCTCTATCACTtgctttgcattcaaatcttcttacacaaccccccccccccgccccccccgtCCACGTTCTTCAAATCCAGTTCAGCAGGTAAAACAAATAAGAATCCTGGCCACGAAAAATACCACTGGCAATGTTAcaatgcgttattattattattattattattattattattattattattattattattattattattattagctaagctacaaccctagttgggaaagctagatgctataagcacgagggcaccaataatgaaaaatagcccagtgaggaaaggaattaaggaaattaatatttGAAAGCAAAAGATAAAGTTACAATAGTGAAACACCAATATTACCACTGATAATCATGATAAGGAAATCAGCATCATCACaatatttttaatgaagtaaaACAAACCTAGGTAACGCTCTAATGCATATAtgccccaaccaaaaaaaaaaaatatatatatataacattactaaGATGCtagattatcaatatattttctaaaacaGACCATCTAAAATATGACAGAATatcaaaggaaagaagaaaattgaaacaaatttcatctttttatttttcctgtgcaTAATAAATAGGTTCCATTAACCCTTGATTTAACGTAATACTAATGCACTTGAGTGAATTAATAATGGCCTATCTAATGAGAAAAAAACATTTTCCAGCTTTGCAGTTATATGCAGTTATAacgaaaaatataattgaattaaaAGTGATCTCATACACATCTTTGCAAACGGAGACTATATATTCATTTCCAATACAAGAAGACATATGCCGGTTTCAAGAAGATTAAAAATAAGGTTGACGAACCCACTTCGTTGGAAGGCTTCATCTAATATGGGAGAAAAATTGCCAATTCGGTTCATATTTTGCATCCAAAACAGATCAGCTCCAGCAGCTAAAATTGCTTCTCTCCTTTGCTTCATCCTTATCAATATAGATCACAAAATAAAACCTTCCTACATATTTTTATTACATTCTTATACGTATTCATAATGGTCTAACTAGGGTAGTCTGTGTGGTTTTAAATGGCAGTAAGGATATGTGTCAAATAAAAGTACCacttaatacaataataatattctGCTGATAttgatacaaaaagaaaatatgccACTATTTATTCCTATTGAATGAATGTCTAATAACTGTCATTGAGTTTTATGCAGAGAAGTGCAAGATGCCTAgcaaaatttcttttatattatatatctctACGTAACAGAAAATAAGAATGTGATGATTATAAACACCCAACTTCCCTGAACACTGCTATAATTTTCTTTGAGAAtgttataaattaaaaaaagatggaaaaataacAAAATCTGAGTACCGAATGCTGGCGGCCAAGAAGCTACTAGCAGTTGTCTGGAAGCAATGATCAACTTTAACTTGAAGTCATCAATAATTCCATAATAATGAGTCAAAGGATTTAATCGATGGATCTGTCCAGTCACTCGGGTTATTTGGAAAGAGAAATAAATCAACTGAATAGATTTAGGTATTACATTAACGTTACTTAGTTTACTACTCTCGTGACATTTAATTACATATCcatgaagtaaaaagaaaattaaaatagggTTATGCtaccctattgaaaacgtccctgcctggcgatctgccagactgggattcgaataCCGCTCAATTTAGGGGTTTTGGCTACCTATTGCCTGGTCCTCGCTTGGGTAGAGAAGAGACTTGGGCGCTGAACGTAAGTATATAAGGTCATTCTCCAGAccattgtcactgtccgttgctcTGCTATCATGAGCAACCATTAAACTCAAGTAAAGTaaaaataagctcaataaataaTTAATAGCTTCAGTTAGTTTTAAACTCTATGTGCAAAaggattttaaagatttaaaggaaacAGTTGTGGGGGAATGGGAACctccccccgcctctctctctctctctctctctctctctctctctctctctctctctctctctctctctctctctctctctctcctgttatttgcCAAGTTGATCTTAAG
Proteins encoded:
- the LOC137645485 gene encoding cylicin-1-like translates to MTGFEDVTKRVASRRDIRGLFQELDDTVEMHNEVNVKGLDSKMEGSKVGRQDSKMEGSKLGRQDSKMEGSKLGRQDSKMEGSKLGRQDSKMEGSKLGRQDSKMEGSKLGRQDSKMEGSKVGRQDSKMEGSKLGRQDSKMEGSKLGRQDSKMEGSKLGRQDSKMEGSKLGRQRKRKEELIYSTVLLDENKTVQEISKDLGGAYKKMLFILQDIEPVGENH